A region of Candidatus Leptovillus gracilis DNA encodes the following proteins:
- a CDS encoding response regulator transcription factor: protein MLETDLEIQRILAVDDNTFTLRIVQHTLEQAGFQVTTAVSGKDALKVINRHGIPHLAIVDLHMPVMSGFEFCHAVREFSDMPIIMLTAVNSEDTIIQGIEQYAEDYIIKPFNPNELVARVKRVLRRMGDYTYTLDSTTRIDERLLINFPNREALVEGETVSLTPTETKLLYILVRNAGRIVTTEFLLNRIWPLQDAQEDRLHVHVHRLRRKIEVNPNEPSYIVAERGVGYRFNAILESKPSGLANAALD from the coding sequence ATGCTTGAAACCGATCTAGAAATACAACGGATACTGGCGGTAGATGACAACACGTTTACACTGCGCATTGTGCAACACACTTTGGAGCAAGCAGGTTTCCAGGTAACAACGGCCGTTTCTGGCAAAGACGCCCTCAAAGTGATCAACCGGCATGGTATCCCGCACCTGGCAATTGTGGATTTGCACATGCCGGTGATGAGTGGGTTTGAGTTTTGCCACGCCGTGCGTGAATTTAGTGACATGCCCATTATTATGTTGACGGCCGTGAACAGCGAAGACACCATCATTCAGGGTATTGAACAATACGCCGAAGATTACATCATCAAACCGTTTAACCCCAATGAACTGGTTGCCCGCGTCAAGCGTGTTTTACGGCGCATGGGTGACTACACCTACACTCTGGATTCTACAACCCGCATTGACGAACGGCTTCTGATCAACTTTCCCAACCGCGAAGCCCTGGTGGAAGGAGAAACAGTCTCCCTGACACCCACCGAAACCAAATTGCTCTACATTCTGGTCCGCAATGCCGGCCGTATTGTCACCACCGAGTTTCTGCTGAACCGTATCTGGCCCCTCCAAGACGCCCAGGAAGACCGCCTGCACGTCCACGTCCACCGCTTGAGACGAAAGATCGAAGTCAATCCCAACGAACCCAGTTACATTGTGGCCGAGCGTGGCGTTGGCTATCGCTTTAACGCCATTCTGGAATCTAAGCCCAGCGGTTTAGCCAATGCGGCGCTTGATTAG
- a CDS encoding NADH-quinone oxidoreductase subunit A gives MFFACVINGTDFTNTHFCKGTGGRLVSQDWQFVAWFFILSPIFPAAPVILNHLLGPKKPNPIKQQTYECGIETVGSSWVQFKVQYYIYALVFVIFDVEAVFLFPIAVAYDRLTLFGVMAAVLFIFLLADGLAYAWNRGALEWV, from the coding sequence ATGTTCTTTGCATGTGTTATAAATGGGACAGATTTCACAAACACTCATTTTTGCAAAGGAACAGGAGGACGTTTAGTGTCGCAAGATTGGCAATTTGTCGCATGGTTTTTCATATTGTCACCCATTTTCCCGGCGGCTCCTGTCATTCTGAACCATCTACTCGGCCCGAAAAAGCCAAACCCCATCAAACAACAAACCTACGAATGTGGTATTGAGACGGTGGGTAGTTCTTGGGTGCAATTTAAGGTTCAGTATTACATTTATGCCCTGGTATTTGTCATTTTTGACGTTGAAGCTGTCTTCCTTTTCCCCATTGCGGTGGCTTATGACCGACTAACATTGTTTGGCGTTATGGCCGCAGTGTTGTTTATCTTCCTATTAGCCGATGGTCTGGCCTACGCCTGGAATCGGGGCGCTCTCGAGTGGGTTTAA